Proteins encoded together in one Carya illinoinensis cultivar Pawnee chromosome 3, C.illinoinensisPawnee_v1, whole genome shotgun sequence window:
- the LOC122305281 gene encoding photosystem II reaction center W protein, chloroplastic-like, with product MATITTSVSITGLVHKPLVRVSSSPVLALPAMAKMGKVRCSMEKKPCAQESNGSKMGMGASLIAAACAATMSSPAMALVDERMSTEGTGLPFGLSNNLLGWILFGVFGLIWIFYTIYTSSLDEDEESGLSL from the exons atGGCAACCATCACCACCTCAGTCTCCATCACGGGTCTCGTACACAAGCCTTTGGTTCGGGTCTCGTCCTCACCAGTTCTTG CCTTGCCAGCAATGGCGAAGATGGGGAAAGTGAGATGTTCAATGGAGAAGAAGCCTTGTGCGCAGGAGAGTAACGGCTCAAAGATGGGCATGGGTGCGTCACTGATTGCAGCGGCCTGCGCGGCGACCATGTCGAGCCCAGCCATGGCTCTGGTGGACGAGAGAATGAGCACAGAAGGGACAGGTCTTCCCTTTGGATTGAGCAACAACCTTCTTGGTTGGATCCTGTTTGGTGTGTTCGGTCTCATATGGATATTCTATACTATTTACACGTCTTCTCTTGACGAGGATGAGGAGTCAGGTCTGTCCCTTTAA
- the LOC122305279 gene encoding probable galacturonosyltransferase 6 isoform X1: MKLILRCQRILILSLLAVSVFAPIVFFSQRLKNLSHIGREEFVQDLSNIKYKTDAALRLNAVEQESGEDLTEPKQVVYEDRNLGSGVSYSSIENHDSQESENAGDSIKFSERNVSETNLERKEGQKSQQSELSSTNGEEEHSSQTAIEHEQNAHSQYQQMINEKNKEMRDGDCNQTSVSHDKHLCCQSKKVVDEMVTEMKDQVIRAKAYLHFIPPGTNSHLVKELKQAIREVERAIGQAIKDSNLSRSSLQKMRSMEATLTKASSVFPDCSAMVYKLRAMALNADGQVQSQKNQATYLIHVAARTTPKGLHCLSMRLTAEYFALQPEERQLPNQQKLQDTELYHYAVFSDNVLACAVVVNSTVSTTMESEKIVFHVVTNYLNLPAISMWFLLNHPGKATIQIQSIDNFEWLSTKYNTTLKQQSSSDPRYTSELNHLRFYLPDIFPALDKIVFFDHDVVVQRDITELWSIDMKGKVNGAVEICHENEALLRRMDTLINFSDPLVAKKFHVNVCPWAFGMNLFDLREWRRQDLTAIYHKYLQLGYKRPLWKVGSLPLGWITFYNQTVALDRRWHALGLGYDSTVRRGDIEQAAVIHYDGVMKPWLDIAIGRYKGYWSQYVQYDHPYLQQCNIHG; encoded by the exons ATGAAGCTGATTCTTCGATGCCAGAGGATTCTCATCCTCTCTCTACTCGCTGTCTCTGTTTTCGCTCCCATTGTTTTCTTCTCCCAAAGGCTTAAAAATCTTTCTCATATAG GACGGGAAGAATTTGTTCAGGACTTGTCAAATATT AAATATAAGACAGATGCTGCTTTGAGGCTTAATGCCGTTGAGCAG gaATCAGGTGAAGACTTGACAGAGCCAAAACAAGTTGTTTATGAAGATAGGAACTTGGGATCTGGAGTGAGTTATAGTTCTATTGAAAATCACGATAGTCAGGAATCTGAAAATGCTGGAGACTCAATTAAGTTTTCGGAGAGAAATG TTTCAGAAACTAATcttgaaagaaaagaaggtcAGAAATCTCAGCAGAGCGAATTATCATCCACGAATGGGGAAGAG GAGCATTCCAGTCAAACAGCAATTGAACACGAACAAAATGCACACTCTCAGTACCAGCAAATGATCAATGAGAAGAATAAAGAGATGAGAGATGGAGACTGTAATCAAACAAGTGTCTCGCATGATAAGCACTTATGCTGTCAGTCAAAGAAAGTGGTGGATGAGATGGTAACAGAGATGAAGGATCAAGTGATTAGAGCCAAAGCATACTTGCATTTCATACCGCCGGGCACCAACTCCCACCTAGTGAAAGAGTTGAAACAGGCGATTAGAGAGGTGGAACGAGCAATTGGTCAAGCCATCAAGGACTCAAATTTGTCAAGGAG TTCTTTGCAGAAAATGAGATCTATGGAAGCTACATTGACGAAAGCTAGCAGTGTTTTCCCTGACTGTTCTGCTATGGTCTATAAACTCCGTGCTATGGCTCTAAATGCGGATGGACAGGTTCAGTCGCAGAAGAATCAGGCAACATATCTTATTCACGTAGCTGCAAGGACGACTCCAAAAGGTCTTCATTGCCTTTCTATGCGGCTGACTGCAGAATACTTTGCCCTGCAGCCTGAGGAGAGACAGCTCCCTAACCAACAAAAGTTGCAAGATACAGAGCTATATCATTATGCTGTCTTCTCTGATAATGTTCTGGCTTGCGCGGTTGTTGTGAACTCCACTGTCTCCACTACTATG GAGTCGGAGAAAATTGTTTTTCATGTCGTCACCAATTATCTCAATCTTCCAGCAATTTCAATGTGGTTCTTACTGAATCATCCTGGCAAAGCCACCATCCAAATCCAGAGCATAGACAATTTTGAATGGTTGTCCACCAAGTATAATACAACATTGAAGCAGCAAAGTTCCAGTGATCCAAGATATACTTCTGAACTGAATCACCTTCGTTTCTATCTGCCAGATATCTTTCCGGCACTGGATAAGATTGTGTTTTTTGATCATGATGTGGTGGTGCAAAGGGATATAACTGAACTATGGAGCATTGACATGAAGGGTAAGGTAAATGGGGCAGTTGAGATTTGTCATGAAAATGAAGCTCTACTTCGTCGGATGGATACACTCATCAACTTTTCCGATCCACTTGTTGCAAAGAAGTTTCATGTCAATGTATGCCCTTGGGCATTTGGGATGAATTTGTTTGATCTGCGAGAATGGAGACGACAAGATTTAACTGCAATCTACCATAAATACTTGCAATTG GGTTATAAGAGGCCATTGTGGAAAGTTGGGAGTCTGCCCTTAGGTTGGATTACCTTCTATAACCAGACAGTGGCTTTGGACAGGCGATGGCATGCCCTAGGGCTGGGTTATGACTCCACTGTCAGACGAGGTGACATTGAGCAGGCAGCAGTGATACACTATGATGGAGTTATGAAACCGTGGTTGGACATTGCCATCGGGAGGTATAAGGGTTATTGGAGCCAATATGTCCAGTATGACCACCCTTATTTGCAACAGTGCAATATCCATGGATAG
- the LOC122305279 gene encoding probable galacturonosyltransferase 6 isoform X2, protein MKLILRCQRILILSLLAVSVFAPIVFFSQRLKNLSHIGREEFVQDLSNIKYKTDAALRLNAVEQESGEDLTEPKQVVYEDRNLGSGVSYSSIENHDSQESENAGDSIKFSERNETNLERKEGQKSQQSELSSTNGEEEHSSQTAIEHEQNAHSQYQQMINEKNKEMRDGDCNQTSVSHDKHLCCQSKKVVDEMVTEMKDQVIRAKAYLHFIPPGTNSHLVKELKQAIREVERAIGQAIKDSNLSRSSLQKMRSMEATLTKASSVFPDCSAMVYKLRAMALNADGQVQSQKNQATYLIHVAARTTPKGLHCLSMRLTAEYFALQPEERQLPNQQKLQDTELYHYAVFSDNVLACAVVVNSTVSTTMESEKIVFHVVTNYLNLPAISMWFLLNHPGKATIQIQSIDNFEWLSTKYNTTLKQQSSSDPRYTSELNHLRFYLPDIFPALDKIVFFDHDVVVQRDITELWSIDMKGKVNGAVEICHENEALLRRMDTLINFSDPLVAKKFHVNVCPWAFGMNLFDLREWRRQDLTAIYHKYLQLGYKRPLWKVGSLPLGWITFYNQTVALDRRWHALGLGYDSTVRRGDIEQAAVIHYDGVMKPWLDIAIGRYKGYWSQYVQYDHPYLQQCNIHG, encoded by the exons ATGAAGCTGATTCTTCGATGCCAGAGGATTCTCATCCTCTCTCTACTCGCTGTCTCTGTTTTCGCTCCCATTGTTTTCTTCTCCCAAAGGCTTAAAAATCTTTCTCATATAG GACGGGAAGAATTTGTTCAGGACTTGTCAAATATT AAATATAAGACAGATGCTGCTTTGAGGCTTAATGCCGTTGAGCAG gaATCAGGTGAAGACTTGACAGAGCCAAAACAAGTTGTTTATGAAGATAGGAACTTGGGATCTGGAGTGAGTTATAGTTCTATTGAAAATCACGATAGTCAGGAATCTGAAAATGCTGGAGACTCAATTAAGTTTTCGGAGAGAAATG AAACTAATcttgaaagaaaagaaggtcAGAAATCTCAGCAGAGCGAATTATCATCCACGAATGGGGAAGAG GAGCATTCCAGTCAAACAGCAATTGAACACGAACAAAATGCACACTCTCAGTACCAGCAAATGATCAATGAGAAGAATAAAGAGATGAGAGATGGAGACTGTAATCAAACAAGTGTCTCGCATGATAAGCACTTATGCTGTCAGTCAAAGAAAGTGGTGGATGAGATGGTAACAGAGATGAAGGATCAAGTGATTAGAGCCAAAGCATACTTGCATTTCATACCGCCGGGCACCAACTCCCACCTAGTGAAAGAGTTGAAACAGGCGATTAGAGAGGTGGAACGAGCAATTGGTCAAGCCATCAAGGACTCAAATTTGTCAAGGAG TTCTTTGCAGAAAATGAGATCTATGGAAGCTACATTGACGAAAGCTAGCAGTGTTTTCCCTGACTGTTCTGCTATGGTCTATAAACTCCGTGCTATGGCTCTAAATGCGGATGGACAGGTTCAGTCGCAGAAGAATCAGGCAACATATCTTATTCACGTAGCTGCAAGGACGACTCCAAAAGGTCTTCATTGCCTTTCTATGCGGCTGACTGCAGAATACTTTGCCCTGCAGCCTGAGGAGAGACAGCTCCCTAACCAACAAAAGTTGCAAGATACAGAGCTATATCATTATGCTGTCTTCTCTGATAATGTTCTGGCTTGCGCGGTTGTTGTGAACTCCACTGTCTCCACTACTATG GAGTCGGAGAAAATTGTTTTTCATGTCGTCACCAATTATCTCAATCTTCCAGCAATTTCAATGTGGTTCTTACTGAATCATCCTGGCAAAGCCACCATCCAAATCCAGAGCATAGACAATTTTGAATGGTTGTCCACCAAGTATAATACAACATTGAAGCAGCAAAGTTCCAGTGATCCAAGATATACTTCTGAACTGAATCACCTTCGTTTCTATCTGCCAGATATCTTTCCGGCACTGGATAAGATTGTGTTTTTTGATCATGATGTGGTGGTGCAAAGGGATATAACTGAACTATGGAGCATTGACATGAAGGGTAAGGTAAATGGGGCAGTTGAGATTTGTCATGAAAATGAAGCTCTACTTCGTCGGATGGATACACTCATCAACTTTTCCGATCCACTTGTTGCAAAGAAGTTTCATGTCAATGTATGCCCTTGGGCATTTGGGATGAATTTGTTTGATCTGCGAGAATGGAGACGACAAGATTTAACTGCAATCTACCATAAATACTTGCAATTG GGTTATAAGAGGCCATTGTGGAAAGTTGGGAGTCTGCCCTTAGGTTGGATTACCTTCTATAACCAGACAGTGGCTTTGGACAGGCGATGGCATGCCCTAGGGCTGGGTTATGACTCCACTGTCAGACGAGGTGACATTGAGCAGGCAGCAGTGATACACTATGATGGAGTTATGAAACCGTGGTTGGACATTGCCATCGGGAGGTATAAGGGTTATTGGAGCCAATATGTCCAGTATGACCACCCTTATTTGCAACAGTGCAATATCCATGGATAG